A window from Pangasianodon hypophthalmus isolate fPanHyp1 chromosome 16, fPanHyp1.pri, whole genome shotgun sequence encodes these proteins:
- the nlrp12l gene encoding NACHT, LRR and PYD domains-containing protein 12, with protein sequence MNHCGESTPKDLRLDKLDGPSCVSMKSSNSMLEPIELKKGVSLIQGTTWQSSLPEPVTPTTKDIYKDQRNHAVGFAKSGSPTVTEVKLHHEHKNRLKAKFQRIYHDLTIQGQSTFLNDVYTELYITESDSGNVRMEHEVRQIEMISRTQTTVEIPIKCNDIFKPIHGHRKPIRSVLTKGVAGIGKTVSVQKFVLDWADGKANQDIGFIYPFAFRELNLMKGERFSLIKLLQCFNMGTFEATNPQSHKVLFILDGLDECRFPLDFQNNRRVSDAAEQVPLDILLTNLINGTLLPDALLWITSRPAAASQIPPQCIDLVSEVRGFNDPQKEEYLRKRISDQRLASRIIAHIKSSRSLFIMCHIPVFCWLSSAVLERTISSLDGEEVPKTLTQMYIHFLLIQTRTKNHRYSDRNEGPSDDGIIFKLGKLAFQQLEKGNLIFYEDDLRACGINVKEAVVYSGVCSQLFKEECTLTQSKVYCFVHLSIQEFLAAVYVFLMCKSYNWNVLDQTSCTTTDATQALNDMHKNAIDRALKSENGHLDLFLRFLLGLSLESNQTLLHSLLPQVGPSLQNTEVTVEYIKMKIEENSSTAKSINLFYCLNELNELSIVKEVQRYLSSESSSKLSLAQWSALVFVLLTSETKLDVFDLKKYIRSDEGLLRLMLVVKASEMALLDNCGLTERCCKALGSALSSDSSNLQKLNLSGNSIGDTGLRLLTEGLGNAKSKLKKLRLSYCRITPQGCFTLASQLLPRLPHLKVLDLSENSLRQTGIQILATHLKNPECKLEILRLKDCRVTPEGSKALASALILNPLYLKELDLHWNNPGDDPGVEQLAAVMKDPRSKLEVLWLSYGLLTEKCCEVLASVLKCSSACLKAVDLSGNSFQDIGVELLSAGLRSPHCKLEILRLAFCGITEKGAAALASALTANPITLKELDLSENPVGDCGLKALSHVIGDFKCRLHTLRLRQSEVTEDGCAALASALSSNPLRLRELNLGNNKLTDAGIKRLCDVLNAEIFQLELNECCLTESCCDSLASVLLKEYSSLKVLNVGGNNLQDSGVKTLCAGLESPNCKLEILRLFNCGVSEKGCEFLASVLTGKHSVLKELDLSGNNLKDTDTKLLNLLLEDPGYKLDQLNLY encoded by the exons GAATCATGCTGTTGGCTTTGCAAAGTCTGGCTCTCCTACAGTTACTGAAGTAAAGCTGCATCATGAGCATAAAAATAGGCTAAAGGCAAAATTTCAGCGCATTTACCATGACCTGACAATACAGGGTCAATCAACATTCTTGAATGATgtttacacagagctctacatcactgAGAGTGACAGCGGGAATGTCCGAATGGAACATGAAGTGAGGCAGATTGAAATGATATCCAGGACACAAACCACAGTAGAAATACCAATCAAATGCAATGACATCTTCAAGCCCATACATGGACACCGCAAACCTATTAGGAGTGTCCTGACAAAGGGAGTTGCTGGCATCGGAAAAACAGTGTCTGTACAGAAATTTGTCTTGGACTGGGCTGACGGTAAAGCGAATCAAGACATTGGGTTCATTTATCCATTTGCATTCCGTGAACTCAACCTGATGAAGGGGGAGAGGTTCAGCCTAATCAAGCTTCTTCAGTGTTTTAATATGGGTACGTTTGAAGCAACAAATCCTCAGAGTCACAAAGTTCTGTTCATCCTTGATGGACTGGACGAATGTCGCTTTCCTTTAGACTTTCAGAACAACCGGAGAGTGTCTGATGCAGCAGAACAAGTGCCTCTCGATATCCTACTGACCAACCTCATCAATGGAACCCTGCTTCCTGATGCTCTCCTCTGGATCACTTCTCGTCCAGCAGCAGCCAGTCAGATCCCTCCACAGTGCATTGACCTGGTGAGTGAGGTACGAGGATTTAATGACCCCCAGAAGGAGGAGTATCTCAGGAAGAGAATAAGCGACCAGAGATTGGCCAGCAGAATCATTGCGCACATCAAGTCCTCAAGGAGCCTCTTCATTATGTGCCACATTCCTGTCTTCTGCTGGCTTTCCTCAGCTGTTTTAGAGAGAACCATCAGTTCCTTAGATGGCGAGGAAGTTCCCAAGACACTGACTCAAATGTACATACATTTCCTCCTAATCCAAACCAGAACTAAAAACCACAGGTACTCTGACAGAAATGAGGGTCCATCTGATGATGGCATTATCTTCAAACTGGGCAAACTAGCCTTTCAGCAGCTGGAAAAGGGCAACCTGATATTTTATGAGGATGATCTCAGGGCTTGCGGCATCAATGTCAAGGAGGCCGTGGTCTACTCAGGAGTGTGCTCACAGCTCTTTAAAGAGGAATGTACCTTGACTCAGAGTAAAGTGTACTGCTTTGTGCACTTGAGCATCCAGGAGTTTCTCGCTGCTGTATATGTGTTCCTCATGTGTAAAAGCTACAACTGGAATGTTCTTGACCAGACAAGTTGCACTACAACAGATGCTACCCAAGCACTGAATGATATGCACAAGAATGCCATAGATAGAGCTTTAAAGAGCGAAAATGGGCACTTGGATCTCTTTCTCCGCTTTCTTTTAGGTCTTTCTCTGGAGTCAAACCAGACCCTCTTGCACAGTCTGCTGCCACAGGTTGGACCCAGCCTTCAAAACACAGAAGTGACGGTTGAATACATCAAGATGAAGATAGAGGAGAACTCCTCAACTGCGAAGTCTATCAATCTCTTCTATTGTCTGAATGAGCTTAATGAGCTCTCTATAGTGAAGGAGGTCCAACGCTACTTGAGCTCAGAGAGTTCCTCCAAACTTTCCCTTGCACAGTGGTCTGCCCTCGTCTTCGTATTGCTGACGTCTGAGACAAAACTTGATGTATTTGACCTCAAGAAGTATATCAGATCAGATGAAGGTCTCCTGAGGCTGATGTTGGTGGTCAAAGCTTCAGAAATGGCTCT GCTCGATAACTGTGGACTCACTGAGAGATGCTGTAAAGCACTGGGCTCTGCGCTCAGCTCTGATTCCTCCAACCTGCAAAAGCTGAATTTAAGTGGTAACTCTATTGGAGACACAGGGCTTAGGCTTCTTACAGAAGGGCTGGGAAATGCcaaaagtaaattaaagaaaCTAag GCTTTCATATTGTAGAATCACACCACAGGGCTGCTTCACTTTGGCCTCACAGCTTCTTCCCAGACTTCCACACCTAAAAGTACTGGACCTGAGTGAGAACAGCTTGAGGCAGACAGGAATTCAAATACTGGCTACTCATCTAAAGAATCCGGAGTGCAAACTTGAGATACTAAG ACTGAAGGACTGCAGAGTTACTCCAGAAGGAAGTAAAGCACTAGCCTCAGCTCTGATCTTGAATCCGTTATACCTGAAAGAGCTCGACCTGCACTGGAACAATCCAGGAGACGACCCAGGCGTTGAGCAGCTGGCCGCTGTCATGAAGGATCCACGCTCCAAGCTTGAAGTCTTATG GTTAAGTTATGGCCTGCTCACCGAGAAATGCTGTGAGGTTCTCGCTTCAGTTCTCAAGTGCAGCTCCGCTTGTCTCAAAGCAGTGGACCTGAGTGGAAACTCATTCCAGGACATAGGAGTtgagctgctctctgctggccTGAGAAGCCCACACTGcaaactggagatactgag GTTGGCATTCTGTGGCATCACAGAAAAAGGAGCTGCAGCTTTGGCTTCTGCTCTTACTGCAAATCCTATAACACTCAAAGAGCTGGACCTGAGTGAGAACCCTGTTGGAGACTGTGGACTGAAAGCACTCTCACATGTGATAGGGGATTTTAAGTGcagattacacacactcag GCTTAGACAGAGTGAAGTCACGGAAGACGGCTGTGCTGCTCTTGCTTCAGCTCTGTCCTCGAACCCTCTCCGTCTGCGAGAGCTGAACCTGGGAAACAACAAACTAACAGATGCCGGGATAAAACGTCTTTGTGATGTGCTGAACGCTGAAATTTTCCAATTAGA GCTGAACGAGTGTTGCTTAACTGAGAGCTGCTGTGATTCGCTAGCGTCTGTTCTTCTGAAAGAATACTCAAGTCTAAAAGTATTGAATGTGGGAGGAAATAATCTGCAGGACTCAGGAGTGAAGACTCTTTGCGCTGGATTAGAAAGTCCAAACTGCAAACTGGAGATATTAAG GCTGTTTAACTGTGGAGTTTCTGAGAAAGGCTGCGAATTTTTAGCGTCAGTTCTGACTGGAAAGCACTCAGTCTTAAAAGAACTGGACCTTAGCGGAAATAACCTTAAAGACACAGATACAAAGCTGCTGAACCTCTTACTTGAAGATCCAGGCTACAAACTAGATCAACTCAA cttaTACTGA
- the armc1l gene encoding armadillo repeat containing 1, like isoform X2: MALCENECEICICGQRGCVRAPIASKMMDAMSVVTQLRDLASEPQNREAIAKDEGCLPGLVLFLDHKDPQVVFAALQTLRYLAESSENICSMRNELGMLVSLEILMEKSGLSTDITELAKEVYEVLSAPVRMETPRTPVQPMRRNKPQFFINSSNKKAKTVTLHIQGLDGTDQRGVCEEALLKVKGVISFTFQMAVKRCTVRVRADLPTESLASAIAATKVLSAQQVVKNESGEEVLLPLSTTDTHIEENHHLPNYLPEDESPEKETDRAVSRTAAKQDSSGSWLSSAASFLTKTFYW, from the exons ATGGCGTTGTGTGAAAACGAGTGCGAAATTTGTATTTGCGGTCAACGAGGCTGTGTCAGAGCACCG ATAGCCAGCAAGATGATGGACGCAATGTCAGTAGTGACCCAGCTGAGGGATCTGGCGTCTGAGCCTCAGAATCGGGAGGCTATAGCAAAAGACGAGGGCTGTTTACCTGGTCTTGTGTTGTTCCTAGACCACAAAGACCCTCAAGTAGTGTTTGCTGCTCTGCAG ACCCTGAGATACCTGGCAGAATCATCTGAAAACATCTGCTCCATGAGGAATGAGCTAGGCATGCTGGTGAGCCTGGAGATTCTGATGGAAAA GAGTGGACTGAGTACTGACATCACAGAACTTGCTAAAGAGGTGTATGAAGTACTGAGTGCTCCGGTGAGGATGGAAACTCCTAGAACTCCTGTGCAACCGATGAGGAGAAATAAACCTCAATTCTTCATTAACAGTTCCAATAAAAAGGCCAAAACAGTCACGCTGCATATACAGGGTTTGGACGGGACG GATCAGCGAGGTGTGTGTGAAGAGGCTCTTCTGAAGGTTAAAGGAGTCATCAGCTTCACTTTCCAGATGGCTGTGAAGAGATGCACCGTGCGTGTGCGGGCAGACCTGCCCACTGAG AGTCTGGCATCAGCCATTGCTGCCACTAAAGTGCTTTCAGCTCAGCAGGTGGTGAAGAATGAGAGTGGAGAGGAG GTTCTTTTACCTCTCAGCacgacagacacacacatagaggaGAATCACCACCTGCCAAATTATCTACCAGAAGACGAGAGTCCTGAGAAGGAGACAGACCGCGCCGTGTCCCGCACCGCTGCCAAACAGGATTCCAGTGGGAGCTGGCTGAGCTCAGCGGCCAGCTTTCTTACCAAAACTTTCTACTGGTGA
- the armc1l gene encoding armadillo repeat containing 1, like isoform X3, which translates to MMDAMSVVTQLRDLASEPQNREAIAKDEGCLPGLVLFLDHKDPQVVFAALQTLRYLAESSENICSMRNELGMLVSLEILMEKSGLSTDITELAKEVYEVLSAPVRMETPRTPVQPMRRNKPQFFINSSNKKAKTVTLHIQGLDGTDQRGVCEEALLKVKGVISFTFQMAVKRCTVRVRADLPTESLASAIAATKVLSAQQVVKNESGEEVLLPLSTTDTHIEENHHLPNYLPEDESPEKETDRAVSRTAAKQDSSGSWLSSAASFLTKTFYW; encoded by the exons ATGATGGACGCAATGTCAGTAGTGACCCAGCTGAGGGATCTGGCGTCTGAGCCTCAGAATCGGGAGGCTATAGCAAAAGACGAGGGCTGTTTACCTGGTCTTGTGTTGTTCCTAGACCACAAAGACCCTCAAGTAGTGTTTGCTGCTCTGCAG ACCCTGAGATACCTGGCAGAATCATCTGAAAACATCTGCTCCATGAGGAATGAGCTAGGCATGCTGGTGAGCCTGGAGATTCTGATGGAAAA GAGTGGACTGAGTACTGACATCACAGAACTTGCTAAAGAGGTGTATGAAGTACTGAGTGCTCCGGTGAGGATGGAAACTCCTAGAACTCCTGTGCAACCGATGAGGAGAAATAAACCTCAATTCTTCATTAACAGTTCCAATAAAAAGGCCAAAACAGTCACGCTGCATATACAGGGTTTGGACGGGACG GATCAGCGAGGTGTGTGTGAAGAGGCTCTTCTGAAGGTTAAAGGAGTCATCAGCTTCACTTTCCAGATGGCTGTGAAGAGATGCACCGTGCGTGTGCGGGCAGACCTGCCCACTGAG AGTCTGGCATCAGCCATTGCTGCCACTAAAGTGCTTTCAGCTCAGCAGGTGGTGAAGAATGAGAGTGGAGAGGAG GTTCTTTTACCTCTCAGCacgacagacacacacatagaggaGAATCACCACCTGCCAAATTATCTACCAGAAGACGAGAGTCCTGAGAAGGAGACAGACCGCGCCGTGTCCCGCACCGCTGCCAAACAGGATTCCAGTGGGAGCTGGCTGAGCTCAGCGGCCAGCTTTCTTACCAAAACTTTCTACTGGTGA
- the armc1l gene encoding armadillo repeat containing 1, like isoform X1, with the protein MALCENECEICICGQRGCVRAPQIASKMMDAMSVVTQLRDLASEPQNREAIAKDEGCLPGLVLFLDHKDPQVVFAALQTLRYLAESSENICSMRNELGMLVSLEILMEKSGLSTDITELAKEVYEVLSAPVRMETPRTPVQPMRRNKPQFFINSSNKKAKTVTLHIQGLDGTDQRGVCEEALLKVKGVISFTFQMAVKRCTVRVRADLPTESLASAIAATKVLSAQQVVKNESGEEVLLPLSTTDTHIEENHHLPNYLPEDESPEKETDRAVSRTAAKQDSSGSWLSSAASFLTKTFYW; encoded by the exons ATGGCGTTGTGTGAAAACGAGTGCGAAATTTGTATTTGCGGTCAACGAGGCTGTGTCAGAGCACCG CAGATAGCCAGCAAGATGATGGACGCAATGTCAGTAGTGACCCAGCTGAGGGATCTGGCGTCTGAGCCTCAGAATCGGGAGGCTATAGCAAAAGACGAGGGCTGTTTACCTGGTCTTGTGTTGTTCCTAGACCACAAAGACCCTCAAGTAGTGTTTGCTGCTCTGCAG ACCCTGAGATACCTGGCAGAATCATCTGAAAACATCTGCTCCATGAGGAATGAGCTAGGCATGCTGGTGAGCCTGGAGATTCTGATGGAAAA GAGTGGACTGAGTACTGACATCACAGAACTTGCTAAAGAGGTGTATGAAGTACTGAGTGCTCCGGTGAGGATGGAAACTCCTAGAACTCCTGTGCAACCGATGAGGAGAAATAAACCTCAATTCTTCATTAACAGTTCCAATAAAAAGGCCAAAACAGTCACGCTGCATATACAGGGTTTGGACGGGACG GATCAGCGAGGTGTGTGTGAAGAGGCTCTTCTGAAGGTTAAAGGAGTCATCAGCTTCACTTTCCAGATGGCTGTGAAGAGATGCACCGTGCGTGTGCGGGCAGACCTGCCCACTGAG AGTCTGGCATCAGCCATTGCTGCCACTAAAGTGCTTTCAGCTCAGCAGGTGGTGAAGAATGAGAGTGGAGAGGAG GTTCTTTTACCTCTCAGCacgacagacacacacatagaggaGAATCACCACCTGCCAAATTATCTACCAGAAGACGAGAGTCCTGAGAAGGAGACAGACCGCGCCGTGTCCCGCACCGCTGCCAAACAGGATTCCAGTGGGAGCTGGCTGAGCTCAGCGGCCAGCTTTCTTACCAAAACTTTCTACTGGTGA
- the mtfr2 gene encoding mitochondrial fission regulator 2 yields the protein MSLLEDLVHLMRCVLEYFGVPQDMLVPVWESTLCGQYRSIVRMIGTNLPLTPYPRLHFQVPLQPLRRHGHIEVSVDVPAIPSLADVLWVAEDEGDSFTMFRNSVPLRKHGWLHGSETTAPVCVRPVPAAPREQKLHTAQASRTQPEALEKIQALEAELLKLRAQIAMIVTTPTADGPLPNNPATPCLFFPAPVLTSTPFAAPPPPPPPPPPPPPPPPGVGTEQVSVMDVIRQRQVARKDKAGVYEASPAAVPSMLEVLKDMSQVKLRTVERSPGGTPLRKKGSKGTVCATDPAALIAEALKRKFAHRQRNNSFDKENRSAEPSPFSSPDTPRVPVFTRRRQERNHLSPLTCGSDRKQCDVK from the exons ATGTCTTTGCTTGAAGACCTCGTCCATTTGATGAGATGTGTCCTGGAATATTTTGGGGTTCCCCAAGACATG CTGGTCCCAGTTTGGGAGAGCACTTTGTGTGGACAATATCGCAGCATCGTCCGCATGATTGGAACAAATCTCCCGCTGACACCTTATCCTCGGCTCCATTTCCAG GTTCCTTTACAGCCGCTCAGGAGACACGGTCACATTGAAGTGTCAGTGGATGTTCCTGCCATTCCGTCGCTAGCGGATGTGTTATGGGTGGCCGAGGACGAAGGAGACAGCTTCACCATGTTCAG GAATTCTGTCCCACTGAGGAAGCATGGATGGCTGCATGGCTCTGAAACTACAGCACCTGTATGTGTACGGCCTGTTCCTGCAGCCCCGCGTGAACAGAAATTACACACAGCACAGGCATCACGCACACAACCAGAGGCCCTCGAGAAGATCCAAGCACTGGAGGCTGAGTTACTGAAATTACGAGCTCAGATTGCGATGATCGTCACCACTCCAACAG CGGATGGTCCCCTACCGAACAATCCCGCCActccatgtttattttttcctgctCCTGTTCTTACCTCGACTCCTTTCGCAGCGcccccacctcctccacctccacctcctccacccccTCCTCCGCCTCCTGGGGTCGGCACGGAGCAGGTCTCTGTGATGGACGTGATTAGACAGAGGCAGGTAGCAAGGAAGGATAAAGCTGGAGTGTATGAGGCCTCACCAGCTGCAGTTCCTTCCATGCTAGAGGTCCTGAAGGATATGAGCCAGGTTAAACTTCGCACTGTGGAGAG GTCTCCAGGAGGGACACCTCTACGGAAAAAGGGGAGTAAGGGGACAGTGTGTGCGACGGATCCTGCTGCTCTTATTGCTGAAGCGTTGAAGAGGAAGTTTGCACACAGGCAGCGAAACAACTCGTTTGATAAGGAGAACCGCTCTGCCGAGCCCTCGCCGTTCAGCAGCCCAGACACACCCCGA GTTCCAGTCTTCACGAGACGCCGTCAGGAGCGAAACCATTTGTCACCTTTAACCTGCGGGTCAGACAGGAAACAGTGTGATGTCAAATAG